One window from the genome of Gloeomargarita sp. SRBZ-1_bins_9 encodes:
- a CDS encoding branched-chain amino acid ABC transporter permease yields MGIELAQLLVNGLALGGILALGSVGLTLTYGILRLSNFAHGDFLTLGAYLTLLANQGGLPLPLAMGVGCLLTVGAFWLTEQVLWAPVRRQRTSPTTMMIMSIGLALFLRNGIILIWGSQNQNYRLPVFGAVALGPVQVTTNRLVVLAMAAVAVLLLHFLLQRTAIGRQMRAVADNPELAQVAGIDVQRVIFWTWVVAGGLTALGGAMYGLITAVRPNMGWFLLLPMFATVILGGIGNPYGAMVAALIVGVAQEVSTYWLPSEYKLGVALVVMMLVLLVRPQGLFRSPVA; encoded by the coding sequence ATGGGGATTGAGCTGGCGCAGTTGCTGGTCAATGGTTTGGCGTTGGGGGGTATTCTGGCGCTGGGGTCGGTGGGGCTGACGTTGACCTACGGGATTTTGCGCCTGTCGAACTTTGCCCATGGGGATTTCTTGACGCTGGGGGCCTATTTGACCCTGCTGGCGAATCAGGGGGGGCTGCCATTGCCCCTGGCGATGGGGGTGGGGTGTTTGTTGACGGTGGGGGCTTTTTGGCTGACAGAACAGGTCCTGTGGGCACCGGTGCGGCGGCAGCGGACGTCCCCCACCACCATGATGATCATGTCCATTGGGCTGGCGTTGTTTCTCCGCAACGGGATCATCCTGATCTGGGGGAGTCAGAATCAGAACTATCGCCTGCCGGTGTTTGGGGCGGTGGCCCTCGGGCCGGTGCAGGTGACCACGAATCGCCTGGTGGTGTTGGCCATGGCGGCGGTGGCGGTGCTGCTGTTGCATTTCCTGCTGCAACGAACGGCGATTGGACGGCAGATGCGGGCGGTGGCAGATAACCCTGAGCTGGCCCAGGTGGCGGGGATTGACGTGCAGCGTGTGATTTTTTGGACGTGGGTGGTGGCTGGGGGGCTGACGGCTCTGGGGGGGGCGATGTATGGGTTGATTACGGCGGTGCGCCCGAATATGGGCTGGTTTTTGCTGCTGCCGATGTTTGCCACGGTGATTTTGGGGGGGATCGGCAATCCCTACGGGGCCATGGTGGCGGCCTTGATCGTGGGGGTGGCTCAAGAGGTGAGTACTTATTGGTTGCCCAGTGAATACAAG